The DNA segment GCGCGTGGCACGGCCCAGCTCCACCAGCCGGCGCACCAAAACCATCTGCCGCGACAGCTCCGGGTCGATCGCACCGAGGTCCGGCTCGGGCCAGGACGCCAGGTGCACCGACTCCGGCGCGCCCGGGGTGACCGGCACGATCAGGTCCTGCCACACCCGCTCCGCGATGAACGGGGTGATCGGCGCCATCAGCTTGGTGACCGTCTCCAGGACCTCGTGCAGCGTGCGCAGCGCGGCCTTGTCGCCGCCCCAGAAGCGGCGGCGCGAACGGCGGACGTACCAGTTGGACAGATCGTCGACGAACGCGGACAGCAGCTTGCCGGCGCGCTGGGTGTCGTAGCCCTCCAGCGCCTGCGTCACCTGGTCGGTGAGCGCGTGCAGTTCGGACAGCAGCCAGCGGTCGATCAGCGGGCGGTCGGCCGGGGCCGGGTCGGCCGCGCTCGGCGCCCAGTCCGACGTACGGGCGTACAGCGCCTGGAAGGCGACCGTGTTCCAGTACGTCAGCAGCGTCTTGCGGACGACCTCCTGGATGGTGCCGTGGCCGACCCGGCGGGCCGCCCACGGGGAACCGCCGGCCGCCATGAACCAGCGCACCGCGTCCGCGCCGTGCTGGTCCATCAGCGGGATCGGCTCCAGGGTGTTGCCCAGGTGCTTGGACATCTTGCGGCCGTCCTCGGCGAGGATGTGGCCGAGGCACACCACGTTCTCGTACGACGACTTGTCGAACACCAGGGTGCCGACGGCCATCAGCGTGTAGAACCAGCCGCGGGTCTGGTCGATCGCCTCGGAGATGAACTGCGCCGGGTAACGGCTCTCGAACAGCTCCTTGTTCTTGTGCGGGTAGCCCCACTGCGCGAACGGCATGGAACCCGAGTCGTACCAGGCGTCGATGACCTCCGGCACGCGGATGGCCGTGCTCCCGCAGCCCTCGTGGGGGCAGGCGAAGGTGATCGCGTCGATGTACGGGCGGTGCGGGTCGAGCTCCGACTGGTCGGTGCCGGACAGCTCGGACAGCTCCGCGCGGGAGCCGACGCAGGTGAGGTGGTCCTCCTCGCAGCGCCAGATCGGCAGCGGGGTGCCCCAGTAGCGGTTGCGGGAGAGCGCCCAGTCGATGTTGTTGCTCAGCCAGTCGCCGAAGCGGCCGTGCTTGACCGTCTCCGGGAACCAGTTGGTCTTCTCGTTCTCCTGGACCAGACGGTCCTTGACGGCCGTCGTACGGATGTACCAGGAGGGCTGCGCGTAGTAGAGCAGCGCGGTGTGACAGCGCCAGCAGTGCGGGTAGCTGTGCTCGTACGGCAGGTGCCGGAAGAGCAGACCGCGCTGCCCCAGGTCCTCGGTGAGCCGCTCGTCCGCCTTCTTGAAGAAGACGCCGCCGACCAGCGGCACGTCCTCCTCGAAGGTGCCGTCGGGGCGCACCGGGTTGACCACGGGCAGACCGTAGGCGCGGCAGACCTTGAGGTCGTCCTCACCGAAGGCGGGGGACTGGTGGACCAGACCCGTACCGTCCTCGGTGGTCACGTAGTCGGCGTTCACCACGTAGTGGGCCGGCTCGGGGAACTCGACGAGCTCGAACGGGCGCTGATACGTCCAGCGCTCCATCTCGGCGCCGGTGAAGCTCTGCCCGGTGGGCTCCCAGCCCTCGCCGAGCGCCTTGGCGAGCAGCGGCTCGGCGACGACGACCTTCTCCTCGCCGTTCGTCGCGACGACGTAGGTGACCTCGGGGTGCGCGGCGACCGCCGTGTTGGAGACCAGGGTCCAGGGGGTCGTCGTCCACACCAGGAGCGCCGCCTCGCCGGCCAGCGGTCCGGAGGTCAGCGGGAAGCGGACGTACACCGAGGGGTCGACGACCGTCTCGTAGCCCTGCGCGAGCTCGTGGTCGGACAGGCCGGTGCCGCAGCGCGGGCACCAGGGGGCGACGCGGTGGTCCTGGACCAGCAGGCCCTTGCCGAAGATCTCCTTCAGCGACCACCAGACCGACTCCACGTACTCCGGGTCCATGGTCCGGTAGGCGTCGTCCAGGTCGACCCAGTAGCCCATGCGGGTGGTCAGCGCGGCGAAGGCGTCGGTGTGCCGGGTCACGGACTCGCGGCACTTGTCGTTGAACTCGGCGATGCCGTACGCCTCGATGTCCTTCTTGCCGGAGAAGCCCAGCTCCTTCTCCACGGCCAGCTCCACGGGCAGGCCGTGGCAGTCCCAGCCGGCCTTGCGGCCCACGTGGTAGCCGCGCATGGTGCGGAAGCGCGGGAAGACGTCCTTGAAGACACGCGCCTCGATGTGGTGGGCGCCGGGCATGCCGTTGGCGGTGGGCGGCCCCTCGTAGAACACCCATTCGGGGCGGCCCTCGGACTGCTCCAGGGTCTTGGCGAAGATCTTCTGCTCGCGCCAGAAGTCGAGCACGGCGTGCTCAAGCGCGGGCAGGTCGACCTGTGCGGGCACCTGGCGGTACGTCGGCGCTGTCATCTGCGAGCATCCTCCAACGGACTTTCTGCCTTCCGTCGGAGGGACGAGAGCTTCGATTCCTCACGCCGTGTGCGGCGCGCTCCCGCGGTACCACCCTCCTTGGCCCGCCGCCGCGCCTCGGGCGTCGGTGAGCCCCCTCATTGGGTTCGCGAAACCGGTTCTACTGGCCTGGCCCTGCGGCTGCGGCTTTCTTCCGGCGGCTCCGGGGTGATCTTCACGTCGCGCTCGCCCCCGGGCTTCCACCGACCCCGGGTCGCTCTGGGCTGCGTACGGCGCTACTCGTCCCCATCCATGCTTCTCGCTGCGCCCAGTGTACGGCGCCCCGCGGACAGCGGCCGACCGCTTTTCGGGGCGGCGGCCGGCGGGGGCCCGGCGCGGGCGCCCGATGCCCCGAATGGCGAGGGCAGGGGGGTGATGCCCGGCGGGGCGGATTACCCGGCGGGGAGCTGGGCACAACGGATGCAGGCCCGTCGCGCGGGGGTGCGGCCGGGCGAATCAGGCGGTGTGCCCCGTTGCCGCGGGAGGCAAGTCGATTTATCGTCCCAGCACGATTCGCGAGCAAGCTCACCCTAGGTGAAGGGGCCGCGGCCATGGTGGCGAGAGAGAGCGCGAAGAAGGCCGTGGCCGGGAGGACGGGTACCGAGAGAACCACCGCCGACAGGACCGGCGCCGACAGGGCGGCGGCGAAGAAGGCGGCCGAGGAGGGGGACGGGAAGGCGGTGGCCAGAAAGGCCGCCGCCGAGAAGGGAGCCACCGTGAAGCCGGTCCTGGAGCAGACGGGCGCGGCCGACGAGGCCGCCGCCCACCCGGTGGCGAGGAAGACGGCCGCCAGGCGGACGCCGGAGAAGAGGGCGGCGGCCGGGAAGACCGCGGCGGCCGCGCATGGGACGGCCGCGGCGGAGAAGTCGGCGGCCGGGAAACCGGCGGCCAGGAAGGCGGCGAAGAAGACGCCCGCCACGAAGAGCGCCGCCAAGGAGACGGCGGCCAAGGACACGGCGACCGGGGACGCGGCGGCCGGCGGTACGGCGGCCAAGCACGCCACCGCGGCGGGAACCGCCGCCGGGAAGGCCGCGAAGAGCGCGGCCCGCACGGCGGAGCCGGACGAGAAGAGCACGGCCAAGAAGGCGGGCGCGGCACGGGCCGCGAAGCAGACAGGAGCCACGAAGGTGGTTGCGAAGAAGACCCCTGGCACGGCCACGGCGGACGACACCGCCGTTCCCAAGGCGCGCCTCGCCGCGGCGGACCCCGGCGAGCTGGCGGTGCGCCCCGGCGAGGACCCCTGGACCGGGCAGGAGGTCGCCGAGGCGCGTGCGGAGCTCCAGTCCGAGATGGAGCGGCTGCGGCGGGAGATCAGCTCGTCCGAGGAGTCTCTGGTCGGCCTGATGCGCGACTCCGGGGACGGTGCGGGCGACGACCAGGCCGACACCGGGACCAAGAACATCACCCGCGAGCACGAGCTGGCGCTGGCCGCCAACGCGCGCGAGATGCTCACCCAGACCGAACGCGCGCTCGAACGGCTGGACGCGGGCACCTACGGCCTGTGCGACAACTGCGGCAATCCCATCGGCAAGGCCCGGATGCAGGCGTTCCCGCGGGCCACCCTCTGCGTGGAGTGCAAGCAGAAGCAGGAACGCCGCTCCTGAGCGTGTGGGGCCGCCGAAGCGTGCCGTAGTCTCGTCCCCAGTCAGGTACCTAGGTCGAGGGACGCACGTGGCAGAGGCGGAGCGCATCATCAATACGCCGGACACCCCGGAGGACGGCGCACATCGGACCCCGGAGCACGCCCCGGCGCAGGAGCGGACCGGCCGTGGCCGCCGGATCGCCGTGCTGTTCGCCGTGGCCGCGTTCGCCTACGCGCTCGACCTGATCAGCAAGACGCTGGTGGTGGCCAAGCTGGAGGGCCACGCTCCGATCAAGCTCGTCGGGAACCTGCTGGAACTGAACGCCATCCGCAACCCGGGCGCCGCCTTCGGCTTCGGCGCGGCCTTCACCGTGATCTTCACGGTGATCGCCGCCGCGGTGATCGTCGTGATCATGCGGCTGGCCCGCAAGCTCTACAGCTTCCCCTGGGCCGTCGCGCTCGGCCTGCTGCTCGGCGGCGCGCTCGGCAACCTCACCGACCGGATCTTCCGCGCCCCCGGGGTGTTCGAGGGCCAGGTCGTGGACTTCATCGCGCCCAAGGGCTTCGCGATCTTCAACCTCGCCGACTCGGCGATCGTGTGCGGCGGCATCCTGATCGTGCTGCTGTCCTTCCGCGGTCTGGACCCGGACGGCACGGTCCACAAGGACTGACGGCACGGCCCCGGCGGACCGGGTCCGGGCCCGGTTTTCCACAGGCCCGGTCAGGGCCGCCGTGCCCGTCCGGCATACTCGACGGGTGAGCACGATTCCCGAGATCCGTACCCTGCCCGTGCCCGACGGCCTGGAGGGCGAGCGCGTCGACGCCGCCATCTCCCGCATGTTCGGCTTCTCCCGCACGAAGGCGGCCGAGCTGGCCGCGTCCGGCAAGGTGCAGGTCGACGGCGCGGTCGTCGGCAAGTCCGAGCGGGTGCACGGCGGCGCCTGGCTGGAGGTCGAGATGCCGCAGGCGCCCGCCCCGGTGCAGGTGGTCGCCGAACCCGTCGAGGGCATGGAGATCGTGCACGACGACGACGACGTGGTCGTCATCGTCAAGCCGGTCGGCGTGGCCGCGCACCCCTCCCCGGGCTGGACCGGGCCGACCGTCATCGGCGGTCTCGCCGCCGCCGGCTACCGCATCTCCACCTCCGGCGCCGCCGAGCGCCAGGGCATCGTGCACCGCCTGGACGTGGGCACCTCCGGCCTGATGGTGGTCGCCAAGTCGGAGTACGCGTACACCTCG comes from the Streptomyces sp. SUK 48 genome and includes:
- the ileS gene encoding isoleucine--tRNA ligase translates to MTAPTYRQVPAQVDLPALEHAVLDFWREQKIFAKTLEQSEGRPEWVFYEGPPTANGMPGAHHIEARVFKDVFPRFRTMRGYHVGRKAGWDCHGLPVELAVEKELGFSGKKDIEAYGIAEFNDKCRESVTRHTDAFAALTTRMGYWVDLDDAYRTMDPEYVESVWWSLKEIFGKGLLVQDHRVAPWCPRCGTGLSDHELAQGYETVVDPSVYVRFPLTSGPLAGEAALLVWTTTPWTLVSNTAVAAHPEVTYVVATNGEEKVVVAEPLLAKALGEGWEPTGQSFTGAEMERWTYQRPFELVEFPEPAHYVVNADYVTTEDGTGLVHQSPAFGEDDLKVCRAYGLPVVNPVRPDGTFEEDVPLVGGVFFKKADERLTEDLGQRGLLFRHLPYEHSYPHCWRCHTALLYYAQPSWYIRTTAVKDRLVQENEKTNWFPETVKHGRFGDWLSNNIDWALSRNRYWGTPLPIWRCEEDHLTCVGSRAELSELSGTDQSELDPHRPYIDAITFACPHEGCGSTAIRVPEVIDAWYDSGSMPFAQWGYPHKNKELFESRYPAQFISEAIDQTRGWFYTLMAVGTLVFDKSSYENVVCLGHILAEDGRKMSKHLGNTLEPIPLMDQHGADAVRWFMAAGGSPWAARRVGHGTIQEVVRKTLLTYWNTVAFQALYARTSDWAPSAADPAPADRPLIDRWLLSELHALTDQVTQALEGYDTQRAGKLLSAFVDDLSNWYVRRSRRRFWGGDKAALRTLHEVLETVTKLMAPITPFIAERVWQDLIVPVTPGAPESVHLASWPEPDLGAIDPELSRQMVLVRRLVELGRATRAESGVKTRQPLSRALIAASGFETLDRELHAQITEELNVSSLASLSEVGGSLVDTTAKANFRALGKRFGKRVQDVAKAVAAADAAALSLALRQGTASVEVDGETVTLAPDEVIITETPREGWSVASDSGATVALDLEITEELRRAGLARDAIRLIQEARKNSGLDVADRIALRWTSTDPAVIAALGEHAELIAEEVLATDFAQGEADDSYGDAFTDEGLSLVFRLRKA
- a CDS encoding TraR/DksA C4-type zinc finger protein, which produces MVARESAKKAVAGRTGTERTTADRTGADRAAAKKAAEEGDGKAVARKAAAEKGATVKPVLEQTGAADEAAAHPVARKTAARRTPEKRAAAGKTAAAAHGTAAAEKSAAGKPAARKAAKKTPATKSAAKETAAKDTATGDAAAGGTAAKHATAAGTAAGKAAKSAARTAEPDEKSTAKKAGAARAAKQTGATKVVAKKTPGTATADDTAVPKARLAAADPGELAVRPGEDPWTGQEVAEARAELQSEMERLRREISSSEESLVGLMRDSGDGAGDDQADTGTKNITREHELALAANAREMLTQTERALERLDAGTYGLCDNCGNPIGKARMQAFPRATLCVECKQKQERRS
- the lspA gene encoding signal peptidase II: MAEAERIINTPDTPEDGAHRTPEHAPAQERTGRGRRIAVLFAVAAFAYALDLISKTLVVAKLEGHAPIKLVGNLLELNAIRNPGAAFGFGAAFTVIFTVIAAAVIVVIMRLARKLYSFPWAVALGLLLGGALGNLTDRIFRAPGVFEGQVVDFIAPKGFAIFNLADSAIVCGGILIVLLSFRGLDPDGTVHKD
- a CDS encoding RluA family pseudouridine synthase; this encodes MSTIPEIRTLPVPDGLEGERVDAAISRMFGFSRTKAAELAASGKVQVDGAVVGKSERVHGGAWLEVEMPQAPAPVQVVAEPVEGMEIVHDDDDVVVIVKPVGVAAHPSPGWTGPTVIGGLAAAGYRISTSGAAERQGIVHRLDVGTSGLMVVAKSEYAYTSLKRQFKERTVDKRYHTLVQGHPDPTSGTIDAPIGRHPNHDYKWAVTADGKPSVTHYDLIEAFRAASLLDVKLETGRTHQIRVHMAAHRHPCVGDLTYGADPTLAKRLRITRQWLHAVRLGFEHPGDGQWVEFSSDYPEDLEQALDLVREETYG